A window of the Brassica napus cultivar Da-Ae chromosome C5, Da-Ae, whole genome shotgun sequence genome harbors these coding sequences:
- the LOC125587492 gene encoding uncharacterized protein LOC125587492 isoform X1, protein MEKAWVWLPRASLEYFEGATGFVTASARRLGDPTEILCPCTHCRNLSHQVLDKVTEHLVIRGMDKKYMRSSCWSLHGERRSDMNDSVPQSETEAYGLLRTAYFDSGEPDEPPSDDTGGEPVHGEPDEDSEFRKKLRDAETPLYLTCSKHTKVSAIMALYRIKVKSGMSEAYFDQLLSALHDMLPEGNVLPKSTDSIKKFLKIFGFGYEMIHACKNDCILYRKQYEELETCPRCSASRWEIDKHSNEEKKGIPAKVLRYFPIKDRFKRMFRSARMAEDLRWHANNATEDGIMRHPVDSLSWAQVNNKWPEFASEARNLRLGLSTDGMNPFSIQNTKYSTWPVLLVNYNLPPTLCMKAENVMLTMLIPGPTAPSNNIDVYLEPLVEDLQELWSEGIQVYDSFLKEKFTLKAMLLWTISDYPALGSLAGCKVKGKQACNVCGKDTPNRWLKFSRKYVYLGNRKRLSPGHHYRRRKGWFDNTVEKGTANRIQTGAEIFATLKNFRNDFGRSLAKKKKRKRNVVSEDEVAEDEENDETSDQWRWKKRSIFFDLPYWKDLPVRHNIDVMHVEKNLSDALLSTLMQSAKSKDGLKARQDLEDIGIRKNLHTQVRGKRFYLPPATYWLSKEEKKIFCQRLSAFRGPDGYCGNIANVVSINPPMIGSLKSHDHHVLIQNLLPAALRGLLPRGPRVAVTRVCNYFNRLCQRAIDAEKLITLENEFVETMCQLERFFPPSLFDIMFHLPLHLAREARLGGPVHFRWMYPFERYMKTLKAYVKNFARPEACMAEGYLAGECIAFCLEFLKNSVPVEEVLNRNEDIQSDGMVLEGRPLQKGTELILSEKDRDIAHRYVLMNMAIMDPYVEKHLQELQDNDVRLATNETLLWKHHTQQFAEWVKNKIPSNSKEHSTKLRWLAFGPRFTAHTNKGFVINGNRFHIQSVKRKTQNSGVTYEAFSMCRSSARDTRHTADMVTYYGVITEIILLDYHMFSVPLFKCNWANRGYGVKEEDGFTLVNLHVNQTPYLQDPYILPSQAKQVFYSREDEESPWYVVMRAPPRGYHELETEEDVVGAPLLAQEFDDTEQLSDDESFCVRDDCDGIIVAD, encoded by the exons CTTATGGTTTGCTAAGGACGGCTTATTTTGATAGTGGTGAACCTGATGAACCGCCTTCTGATGACACTGGAGGAGAGCCTGTACATGGTGAACCTGATGAAGACTCGGAGTTTAGGAAGAAGTTGAGAGATGCTGAAACTCCATTGTACTTGACATGTAGCAAGCACACCAAAGTTTCTGCGATCATGGCCCTTTACCGCATCAAAGTAAAGAGTGGAATGTCAGAGGCTTACTTTGATCAGCTACTGTCGGCATTACATGACATGCTACCAGAAGGTAATGTACTACCAAAGTCGACTGATTCGATTAAGAAGTTCTTGAAGATTTTTGGGTTTGGCTACGAAATGATTCATGCGTGCAAGAACGATTGTATTCTCTATAGGAAGCAATATGAGGAGTTGGAAACCTGCCCAAGATGTAGTGCTTCTAGATGGGAAATTGATAAGCACAGtaatgaagaaaagaaaggaattCCTGCAAAGGTCCTACGGTATTTTCCGATCAAAGACAGATTCAAGAGGATGTTTAGATCAGCAAGGATGGCTGAGGATTTGCGATGGCATGCCAACAATGCCACTGAAGATGGTATAATGCGACATCCTGTTGACTCGTTATCTTGGGCTCAAGTGAATAATAAGTGGCCAGAGTTTGCTAGTGAAGCAAGAAACCTTCGACTCGGCCTGTCAACAGATGGTATGAACCCTTTCTCTATCCAGAACACAAAGTATAGTACTTGGCCAGTGTTGTTAGTCAATTACAACTTGCCACCAACTCTGTGTATGAAGGCTGAGAACGTCATGTTGACTATGTTGATCCCTGGACCGACGGCTCCGAGCAACAACATTGATGTTTATCTAGAGCCACTGGTTGAAGACTTACAAGAATTGTGGAGTGAGGGGATTCAGGTATACGACTCATTCCTGAAAGAGAAGTTCACACTAAAAGCTATGTTGTTGTGGACTATAAGCGACTACCCGGCTCTAGGTAGTTTGGCAGGTTGTAAAGTTAAAGGGAAACAAGCATGCAATGTTTGTGGAAAGGATACACCAAATAGGTGGCTCAAGTTTAGTCGCAAGTATGTGTATTTGGGGAATAGGAAGCGACTAAGCCCTGGACATCACTACAGACGCAGGAAAGGATGGTTTGATAATACAGTGGAGAAGGGGACTGCAAACAGGATTCAAACCGGTGCAGAAATATTTGCAACACTAAAGAACTTCAGGAATGACTTTGGAAGATctttagcaaagaaaaaaaaaaggaagagaaatgTTGTCTCAGAAGATGAGGTGGCTGAAGACGAAGAAAATGATGAAACGAGTGATCAATGGAGGTGGAAGAAACGATCAATATTCTTCGATTTACCGTACTGGAAG GATTTGCCGGTGCGTCACAACATCGACGTCATGCACGTGGAAAAGAACTTGTCTGATGCATTATTATCAACGCTGATGCAGAGTGCTAAGTCAAAAGATGGCCTCAAAGCGAGACAGGACTTAGAAGATATTGGAATCCGGAAAAACTTGCACACACAGGTACGGGGAAAGAGATTCTACTTGCCTCCAGCAACTTATTGGCTCAGTAAGGAAGAGAAAAAGATATTTTGTCAAAGGTTGTCTGCGTTTAGAGGCCCTGACGGCTACTGCGGTAATATTGCAAATGTTGTTTCAATTAACCCTCCTATGATTGGAAGTCTTAAATCCCATGATCATCATGTACTAATCCAAAATCTGTTACCTGCTGCGTTACGAGGGTTGCTTCCAAGAGGACCAAGAGTGGCAGTAACTCGAGTATGTAACTACTTCAACAGATTGTGTCAGCGTGCTATTGACGCGGAGAAGCTGATAACTTTGGAAAATGAGTTTGTGGAGACAATGTGCCAACTCGAGCGGTTCTTTCCTCCATCGCTCTTCGATATCATGTTCCACCTTCCTTTACACCTAGCAAGAGAGGCACGTTTGGGAGGTCCTGTGCACTTTCGTTGGATGTATCCGTTTGAgag ATACATGAAAACACTCAAGGCATATGTAAAGAATTTTGCTAGGCCAGAAGCATGTATGGCTGAGGGGTACTTAGCTGGAGAATGCATAGCCTTTTGTTTAGAGTTCCTAAAGAATTCTGTACCCGTTGAAGAAGTACTTAACCGTAATGAAGATATTCAGTCTGATGGAATGGTTCTTGAAGGTCGACCACTGCAAAAGGGAACAGAGCTTATTCTTTCAGAGAAAGATAGAGACATAGCACATCGATATGTTTTGATGAATATGGCTATTATGGATCCCTATGTTGA GAAGCACTTACAAGAACTGCAAGATAATGATGTTCGATTAGCAACAAATGAAACTTTGTTATGGAAGCATCACACCCAACAATTTGCTGAATGGGTGAAGAATAAG ATACCTTCTAACTCAAAGGAGCATTCTACGAAGCTGAGGTGGTTGGCCTTTGGACCAAGGTTTACTGCTCATACCAATAAAGGTTTTGTCATTAACGGGAACCGATTTCACATACAATCCGTTAAGCGAAAGACTCAGAATAGTGGAGTCACTTACGAAGCTTTCAGCATGTGTAGATCTTCTGCAAGAGATACAAGACATACAGCCGATATGGTCACATATTATGGAGTGATAACAGAGATCATTCTTCTCGATTACCACATGTTCAGCGTTCCTTTATTCAAGTGTAATTGGGCGAACAGAGGCTACGGTGTTAAGGAAGAAGATGGTTTCACCCTTGTCAATCTTCATGTCAACCAAACGCCATATTTACAAGATCCATACATTCTACCATCACAAGCAAAACAGGTATTTTACTctagagaagatgaagaatcgCCTTGGTATGTTGTTATGAGAGCACCACCGAGAGGATATCATGAACTCGAGACAGAGGAAGACGTTGTCGGAGCACCATTACTCGCACAGGAATTTGATGATACAGAGCAATTGTCTGATGATGAAAGTTTTTGTGTTAGAGATGATTGTGATGGAATTATAGTTgctgattga
- the LOC125587492 gene encoding uncharacterized protein LOC125587492 isoform X2 produces the protein MEKAWVWLPRASLEYFEGATGFVTASARRLGDPTEILCPCTHCRNLSHQVLDKVTEHLVIRGMDKKYMRSSCWSLHGERRSDMNDSVPQSETEAYGLLRTAYFDSGEPDEPPSDDTGGEPVHGEPDEDSEFRKKLRDAETPLYLTCSKHTKVSAIMALYRIKVKSGMSEAYFDQLLSALHDMLPEGNVLPKSTDSIKKFLKIFGFGYEMIHACKNDCILYRKQYEELETCPRCSASRWEIDKHSNEEKKGIPAKVLRYFPIKDRFKRMFRSARMAEDLRWHANNATEDGIMRHPVDSLSWAQVNNKWPEFASEARNLRLGLSTDGMNPFSIQNTKYSTWPVLLVNYNLPPTLCMKAENVMLTMLIPGPTAPSNNIDVYLEPLVEDLQELWSEGIQVYDSFLKEKFTLKAMLLWTISDYPALGSLAGCKVKGKQACNVCGKDTPNRWLKFSRKYVYLGNRKRLSPGHHYRRRKGWFDNTVEKGTANRIQTGAEIFATLKNFRNDFGRSLAKKKKRKRNVVSEDEVAEDEENDETSDQWRWKKRSIFFDLPYWKDLPVRHNIDVMHVEKNLSDALLSTLMQSAKSKDGLKARQDLEDIGIRKNLHTQVRGKRFYLPPATYWLSKEEKKIFCQRLSAFRGPDGYCGLLPRGPRVAVTRVCNYFNRLCQRAIDAEKLITLENEFVETMCQLERFFPPSLFDIMFHLPLHLAREARLGGPVHFRWMYPFERYMKTLKAYVKNFARPEACMAEGYLAGECIAFCLEFLKNSVPVEEVLNRNEDIQSDGMVLEGRPLQKGTELILSEKDRDIAHRYVLMNMAIMDPYVEKHLQELQDNDVRLATNETLLWKHHTQQFAEWVKNKIPSNSKEHSTKLRWLAFGPRFTAHTNKGFVINGNRFHIQSVKRKTQNSGVTYEAFSMCRSSARDTRHTADMVTYYGVITEIILLDYHMFSVPLFKCNWANRGYGVKEEDGFTLVNLHVNQTPYLQDPYILPSQAKQVFYSREDEESPWYVVMRAPPRGYHELETEEDVVGAPLLAQEFDDTEQLSDDESFCVRDDCDGIIVAD, from the exons CTTATGGTTTGCTAAGGACGGCTTATTTTGATAGTGGTGAACCTGATGAACCGCCTTCTGATGACACTGGAGGAGAGCCTGTACATGGTGAACCTGATGAAGACTCGGAGTTTAGGAAGAAGTTGAGAGATGCTGAAACTCCATTGTACTTGACATGTAGCAAGCACACCAAAGTTTCTGCGATCATGGCCCTTTACCGCATCAAAGTAAAGAGTGGAATGTCAGAGGCTTACTTTGATCAGCTACTGTCGGCATTACATGACATGCTACCAGAAGGTAATGTACTACCAAAGTCGACTGATTCGATTAAGAAGTTCTTGAAGATTTTTGGGTTTGGCTACGAAATGATTCATGCGTGCAAGAACGATTGTATTCTCTATAGGAAGCAATATGAGGAGTTGGAAACCTGCCCAAGATGTAGTGCTTCTAGATGGGAAATTGATAAGCACAGtaatgaagaaaagaaaggaattCCTGCAAAGGTCCTACGGTATTTTCCGATCAAAGACAGATTCAAGAGGATGTTTAGATCAGCAAGGATGGCTGAGGATTTGCGATGGCATGCCAACAATGCCACTGAAGATGGTATAATGCGACATCCTGTTGACTCGTTATCTTGGGCTCAAGTGAATAATAAGTGGCCAGAGTTTGCTAGTGAAGCAAGAAACCTTCGACTCGGCCTGTCAACAGATGGTATGAACCCTTTCTCTATCCAGAACACAAAGTATAGTACTTGGCCAGTGTTGTTAGTCAATTACAACTTGCCACCAACTCTGTGTATGAAGGCTGAGAACGTCATGTTGACTATGTTGATCCCTGGACCGACGGCTCCGAGCAACAACATTGATGTTTATCTAGAGCCACTGGTTGAAGACTTACAAGAATTGTGGAGTGAGGGGATTCAGGTATACGACTCATTCCTGAAAGAGAAGTTCACACTAAAAGCTATGTTGTTGTGGACTATAAGCGACTACCCGGCTCTAGGTAGTTTGGCAGGTTGTAAAGTTAAAGGGAAACAAGCATGCAATGTTTGTGGAAAGGATACACCAAATAGGTGGCTCAAGTTTAGTCGCAAGTATGTGTATTTGGGGAATAGGAAGCGACTAAGCCCTGGACATCACTACAGACGCAGGAAAGGATGGTTTGATAATACAGTGGAGAAGGGGACTGCAAACAGGATTCAAACCGGTGCAGAAATATTTGCAACACTAAAGAACTTCAGGAATGACTTTGGAAGATctttagcaaagaaaaaaaaaaggaagagaaatgTTGTCTCAGAAGATGAGGTGGCTGAAGACGAAGAAAATGATGAAACGAGTGATCAATGGAGGTGGAAGAAACGATCAATATTCTTCGATTTACCGTACTGGAAG GATTTGCCGGTGCGTCACAACATCGACGTCATGCACGTGGAAAAGAACTTGTCTGATGCATTATTATCAACGCTGATGCAGAGTGCTAAGTCAAAAGATGGCCTCAAAGCGAGACAGGACTTAGAAGATATTGGAATCCGGAAAAACTTGCACACACAGGTACGGGGAAAGAGATTCTACTTGCCTCCAGCAACTTATTGGCTCAGTAAGGAAGAGAAAAAGATATTTTGTCAAAGGTTGTCTGCGTTTAGAGGCCCTGACGGCTACTGCG GGTTGCTTCCAAGAGGACCAAGAGTGGCAGTAACTCGAGTATGTAACTACTTCAACAGATTGTGTCAGCGTGCTATTGACGCGGAGAAGCTGATAACTTTGGAAAATGAGTTTGTGGAGACAATGTGCCAACTCGAGCGGTTCTTTCCTCCATCGCTCTTCGATATCATGTTCCACCTTCCTTTACACCTAGCAAGAGAGGCACGTTTGGGAGGTCCTGTGCACTTTCGTTGGATGTATCCGTTTGAgag ATACATGAAAACACTCAAGGCATATGTAAAGAATTTTGCTAGGCCAGAAGCATGTATGGCTGAGGGGTACTTAGCTGGAGAATGCATAGCCTTTTGTTTAGAGTTCCTAAAGAATTCTGTACCCGTTGAAGAAGTACTTAACCGTAATGAAGATATTCAGTCTGATGGAATGGTTCTTGAAGGTCGACCACTGCAAAAGGGAACAGAGCTTATTCTTTCAGAGAAAGATAGAGACATAGCACATCGATATGTTTTGATGAATATGGCTATTATGGATCCCTATGTTGA GAAGCACTTACAAGAACTGCAAGATAATGATGTTCGATTAGCAACAAATGAAACTTTGTTATGGAAGCATCACACCCAACAATTTGCTGAATGGGTGAAGAATAAG ATACCTTCTAACTCAAAGGAGCATTCTACGAAGCTGAGGTGGTTGGCCTTTGGACCAAGGTTTACTGCTCATACCAATAAAGGTTTTGTCATTAACGGGAACCGATTTCACATACAATCCGTTAAGCGAAAGACTCAGAATAGTGGAGTCACTTACGAAGCTTTCAGCATGTGTAGATCTTCTGCAAGAGATACAAGACATACAGCCGATATGGTCACATATTATGGAGTGATAACAGAGATCATTCTTCTCGATTACCACATGTTCAGCGTTCCTTTATTCAAGTGTAATTGGGCGAACAGAGGCTACGGTGTTAAGGAAGAAGATGGTTTCACCCTTGTCAATCTTCATGTCAACCAAACGCCATATTTACAAGATCCATACATTCTACCATCACAAGCAAAACAGGTATTTTACTctagagaagatgaagaatcgCCTTGGTATGTTGTTATGAGAGCACCACCGAGAGGATATCATGAACTCGAGACAGAGGAAGACGTTGTCGGAGCACCATTACTCGCACAGGAATTTGATGATACAGAGCAATTGTCTGATGATGAAAGTTTTTGTGTTAGAGATGATTGTGATGGAATTATAGTTgctgattga